One Culicoidibacter larvae genomic window, GGCATTATCTGTTAATTTAGTCCCTAACTGACCCAGTCCTTTGGAATAGTCTTTCTCTGCTTTCTCGACATCTTTCAACTCATTTTTATACTTAGCTAAAGCATATTCGGCAGAATTTATTTTCTTCTCGTACTTTTCAACTTCCGCAACGCTTAGACTACGAGTTTTACTCTCTTCTTCATAAGCCTTTTTCATTGCCTTTACTTTGTCGGATTGTGTAGCAATTTGACTAGTCAAAAATTGATGCTTTCGTGCTAGTTTTTCAGATTGAGTTTCAGTCTTTTTCATTTCTTCATTTTGAAGTTTAAAAGATGCCGCACTCTTTTTTTGCGACGTTTCCATTTGGTTAACCGTCTTTACATATTCCTGCGCACCTTCAGCAGTTATTTTAAAACCTACTGTTGCAACTTTATTTTTCGCCATGCCTACACACCCCCCATTTCACTTAAAAAGGCATCACCGTCTGAAATAACGCTAGATTCTTGATTTTCAACCTTACCGCCGTTTCTCAAACGTTCAATTTCAAAATATTGATCAATAATATTGTTGAGTTCAAATATATCCATTGTTTTAAAATCAGTTTCGGTCATGCCTATTTGATATGCGATAGTTCTTAAAAAATTAAAATCTATCGTCTCTTTTTTTTTACGTTTGCCGGGTGTTTGACTGCTTGCTTCTCAGCCGCTTTAATATTCATAGTGTCAAACGCCAACCCAACAGCTTTCACAAGATCGGTATATTGCCAACCGTTCAAGTCCTTCAATTCATTAATGTCAATGTTGTAAGTGGGGTTAATTTCATTCATAGACTTTAATGCGCAATACACAATAGTTTTCATGTCCCTCACGAACAGATTTGAAATATTGTTGCCATCCATCGAATCGGCAAGCGCGTGGAAAGATTTTCCTGTAATTTCCTCGTACCACTCCATAGCTCCAGTGCTTAGGAAAAGTCTGTATGTTTTATCGCCAATAGTTAGCGACTTATGATTGATTACACTCATGTGAAAAACCTACTCTTTCTTTAAATTATTAGTCGCTGTTTCGATTAATAACTTTGCTTCGGCATGATCACGTGGCGGGTTAGAGTGCCATTGTGCTCGAACTAAATCCACATTGTCTTTATTTACCTCAGCAAAAATGCATGGTTCACCATCTTTAGATGCTGACATAGCCGTAAAAGTATATTCGTCTGGATTCTCCTCATAACCGCTACCCATTTCTTTATGCTCTTTTTCTAATTCTTTAGCCATTAGTAAGTGTGGATAACAAATAAAAGTTGAACCACCGCTCCGCATTGGTAACTCAGTTGTAAGTGCGAATGCTTCGGGATTTGCTTGCTCCCCAACGGCTGCAACATAACCAACTTCTCCAATTTCTTCAAACTTGCGACCCAATATTCTTGCTTGTACCTTCGGCGGAGTAGCAATAGTACTCAAAGCAACTTCTAACTCATTATTACCTGGTACAACATCATACACCTTATTTGAAGCTGTAATTTTAGTACTTTCATTAGTAATTGTTTGTTTGTAAGACTTTAAGTTTGGTGACTGAATTGTCTCGTTTTCGTATTCAACCGGCGATGCCTCTCGGTCTTTGATAAATGTAATATAACTATCTAATAGGCCAGTAATTACACTTTGCTTTTTTTCTGTAACAGTATTTCCTGCCATTCTATAACATCTCCTTAAATTAATTTTTCAATTTCTTTTGCAACAATATCCATCATTGCCTCTGTTTCACTTTCTAATGTAGGGCGTAAATACGGTTGCGCTTGTTGGAACTCGGTTCCATCTTCGACAAATCGTCCATAAAATTCGTCAGCAGTCCATCCAATAGATGCCGTGCCATCTTCTTCAATTTGATAAGCTATGCCATCTTTTTTAATGGCTCCTTTTGAATAACCCTTAACAAACTCAGCTTGACTCTGAACCTTTTCAACTCCGTGTTGAGCAGCCTTCTCAGTTATGTTGCCGATTTGCGTTGGATTTAACTCCAGCTTTCTTAATGTATCTGATACAAATTCAAACGCTGTTTCTAAATCATTACTCATACCAACACCTCTACTTCTAACTTCATGTGATAAATCTCTTTACTTTCAGTCGCACCTTCCAACCAATCAGAATTAATAAATACAACATCAGACTTGAGGCTTCCCATAACATCAGAAAGCAGCTCGAAGTCCATTGTTTGCATAAATAATGAAACCTGAAAGGTAAAACTAGTAATGTACTCTTCATTTGACGCCGAATACCTATTGTTAAATATTTGATGATATACAATGCGCGGGTAAACATTAGCATCTGCTTGTTTATAATAGACACCGCATTTATTTGTATTTAAAAGTGAATATAAAACATCATTCGCTATTTGAAATTTGCTCATCTACACCAACCCTTTGCATTGTTACTTTCTGATTAAGTGCTGAAATATCAACTGTTGAAATAACTGTGTAAATTTCATCGCCAATTTGTATGTGCTTGTCTATTAAATCCTCTTTCAAGGTAACTATCTGTAAATCATAGGTTTTAGATTCAGCACTATTTTTTGATGAGAACCTTTCACTGTTAAATGCACGTCCATAGTACAACGAATACTCTTTGACAAACTCTTTTCCGTCAATGACGCCATTTACTCGTTTGTTTTCGATTTTTCCAACATCACATATTCCATCATTCAGAACTACTGTCTCCGACTTTAGTTTCATCAATAACACCCCGCAGACTTAATTGCAGCAACTCTTTAGCATAGTTTGTTGAGAATAGTTCGCCAACATCGTTGAAATAATAACGGCAATATTCAAACAACAATACGGTGTCAGAATGTTTATCTCCCGGACTGAAGTCGTCATTGATATTTTTGAAATACTCAATACCCGAATCTATGATTAACTTCAAATCATCATCAAACACATTTGAGACAACCTTAAGTCTTTGTTTTAGTTTAGGTAATAATTCTCCCATTACTCATCAACTGCCAATCCATCAACTAACGCCTGTAATTCTGCTTTTCTTGCATTGCTTGGATATTTAACTCCCGCTTCATCTAATATTGCTTTTAACTGATCAGAAGTTAACCCGAATGATCGCAAAGCT contains:
- a CDS encoding HK97-gp10 family putative phage morphogenesis protein, producing MSNDLETAFEFVSDTLRKLELNPTQIGNITEKAAQHGVEKVQSQAEFVKGYSKGAIKKDGIAYQIEEDGTASIGWTADEFYGRFVEDGTEFQQAQPYLRPTLESETEAMMDIVAKEIEKLI